From the Candidatus Krumholzibacteriota bacterium genome, one window contains:
- a CDS encoding S41 family peptidase — translation MDSRRFKRGLIRGKTAGIAFFVVFSVVLLAGMSRASVDRPIMRFPDIYKDTVVFVYGEDIWTVPAEGGVATRITISDGIERFPKFSPDGSMIAFTGQYDGNTDVYVMNRHGGDITRVTYHPGYDEVVGWHSVKNKIIFRSARKSFSRFYRLFLISPDGSSLEEMIMHEAVQGSFSPDGGKIVYNRVPREFRTWKRYQGGTAQELYIFDFDKMEDRKLTDFKGTDRIPMWIGNRIYFSSDRDGVLNIYSCDPAAGEEKVRQITHHKEYDVRRPSSGNANIVYELGGTLRILDTATGKSEEIPVQIKTDVPEVRPAVIEVKDNITSVDCSPRARRALVTARGEVFTVPAKHGPTRNLTSDSGARDRGAVWSPDGENIAYISDKSGEYEIYIIDSRGKEEAVKLTENKDGYRHSLLWSPDGEKIAFADQTLAFYYIDIEKGGVTLVDRAEYENVDVALNNKPIHDFCWSPDSKYIAYSKMTKDQIYQVYIYSLENDRIHTASSGIFNDFGPVFSEDGERLFFVSNRRFDPTFCDFEWEMVYKKAAAICCLTLEKGDDPLLNFRSDEVGKEEEEEDEDGEESEVEIDFEGLPERIEMLPLERGNYRELSCGKSSIFYLNKEEGDFNHFEFRAIGPRDLVRFSFEDRKETTVIENIDSYRLSADGSNIVYKKGKSVGIISSGAENSKGEELDLSGLKMRLDPIAEWKQIFYEAWRMERDFYYEPGMHGVDWDAMKIKYGKLLPRLSCRQDIGYLVGELIGELNTSHTYEFGGDHRRSAEKMNVGMLGVDWEVDKGEGRYRFSKIYRVSDWTRNILPPLARPRVNVNEGDYLIRVNGINVTAENNIYSYFQGLASEQVTIEVSKRPDGRGSREYTVKPVRGEQTLRYLDWVEHNRMIAWEESGGEIGYIHLPDTYLGSAREFPKYFYSQTRKKGLIVDGRFNAGGLNPAIFLRRLRRSPLTYWTRRYSHDQTSPSVATRAHMVCLTNKQAGSGGDELPMEFQMTGMGPVIGTRTWGGLVGVSMWISMIDGGGISAPDYRIYDRDGRWIVENEGITPDITVDLDPVEVSEGYDAQLMKAIEVLKAKIENEPRPWPKHEAYPVDKFMK, via the coding sequence ATGGATTCGCGAAGGTTCAAGCGTGGATTAATAAGGGGCAAAACAGCGGGAATTGCCTTCTTTGTAGTCTTCTCTGTTGTTCTGCTTGCGGGTATGAGCAGAGCGTCGGTTGACAGGCCGATAATGAGATTTCCCGATATTTACAAAGATACCGTTGTTTTTGTCTACGGTGAAGATATCTGGACGGTGCCGGCAGAGGGAGGCGTCGCGACAAGGATTACTATCAGCGACGGAATTGAACGGTTCCCGAAGTTCTCGCCCGACGGTTCGATGATAGCTTTTACAGGTCAGTATGACGGAAATACGGATGTATACGTGATGAACAGGCACGGGGGAGATATAACCCGCGTAACATATCATCCCGGTTATGACGAAGTTGTCGGCTGGCATTCCGTAAAGAACAAGATCATCTTTCGATCAGCAAGAAAAAGTTTCAGCAGGTTTTACCGCCTGTTTCTCATTTCCCCGGACGGGAGCAGCCTCGAAGAGATGATAATGCATGAAGCAGTTCAGGGGAGCTTTTCGCCGGACGGCGGCAAGATAGTCTATAACCGGGTTCCCAGGGAGTTCAGGACATGGAAACGGTATCAAGGCGGAACAGCTCAGGAGCTGTATATTTTTGATTTCGATAAGATGGAGGACAGGAAACTTACTGATTTTAAAGGGACCGACCGTATCCCGATGTGGATTGGAAACAGAATATATTTCAGTTCCGACCGTGACGGTGTGCTAAATATTTATTCGTGTGACCCGGCCGCGGGAGAGGAAAAGGTCAGGCAGATAACACACCATAAAGAGTACGACGTCCGCCGTCCCAGCAGCGGAAACGCGAATATCGTATATGAATTGGGCGGTACACTCAGAATACTCGATACCGCGACTGGTAAGTCGGAGGAAATCCCTGTTCAGATAAAAACGGATGTTCCCGAGGTCCGGCCTGCCGTGATTGAAGTTAAAGATAATATAACGAGTGTGGATTGTTCGCCCCGAGCCCGAAGAGCGCTTGTTACCGCCAGGGGCGAAGTCTTTACGGTACCCGCCAAGCACGGCCCCACGAGAAATCTGACATCAGATTCAGGCGCGCGGGACAGGGGAGCAGTCTGGTCTCCGGACGGAGAGAATATAGCTTATATTTCCGATAAGAGCGGAGAGTATGAAATTTATATTATCGACTCGCGGGGGAAAGAAGAGGCGGTTAAGCTCACTGAAAATAAGGATGGATACCGGCATTCACTGCTCTGGTCCCCCGACGGAGAGAAGATTGCCTTCGCCGATCAGACCCTCGCGTTCTACTATATTGACATCGAAAAGGGCGGAGTGACTTTAGTCGACAGAGCGGAATATGAAAACGTGGATGTGGCTCTGAACAATAAGCCGATTCATGACTTCTGCTGGTCGCCTGACAGCAAGTATATCGCGTACTCAAAGATGACCAAAGACCAGATCTACCAGGTTTATATCTATTCTCTGGAAAATGACAGGATTCACACCGCGAGCAGCGGGATATTCAACGATTTCGGTCCGGTATTCTCAGAAGACGGAGAGCGTCTCTTCTTTGTGTCCAACAGAAGGTTCGATCCAACGTTCTGTGATTTTGAATGGGAGATGGTATATAAAAAGGCGGCGGCCATCTGCTGTCTTACTCTGGAAAAGGGCGATGATCCGCTCTTAAATTTCAGAAGTGACGAAGTAGGGAAAGAGGAAGAAGAAGAGGACGAAGATGGCGAAGAATCTGAAGTTGAAATAGATTTTGAAGGCCTTCCCGAGAGGATCGAAATGCTTCCCCTCGAGCGCGGCAACTACCGCGAGCTTTCATGCGGTAAATCTTCGATTTTTTATCTTAACAAAGAAGAAGGGGATTTTAACCACTTCGAATTCAGAGCGATAGGTCCGCGCGATCTTGTCAGGTTCTCTTTCGAGGACCGTAAAGAGACAACGGTGATCGAGAATATTGACAGCTACAGGCTTTCCGCCGACGGCAGTAATATTGTTTATAAGAAGGGAAAAAGTGTAGGTATAATAAGTTCCGGCGCGGAAAATTCAAAGGGAGAGGAGCTTGATCTTTCCGGTCTCAAAATGCGGCTCGACCCTATCGCGGAATGGAAACAGATATTCTATGAAGCGTGGAGAATGGAACGCGATTTCTACTATGAACCGGGAATGCACGGTGTTGACTGGGACGCGATGAAGATAAAGTACGGGAAACTCCTGCCGCGTCTCTCCTGCAGACAGGATATCGGTTATCTTGTTGGTGAATTGATAGGTGAACTGAATACATCTCATACTTATGAGTTTGGAGGCGATCACAGAAGAAGTGCGGAGAAGATGAATGTCGGCATGCTCGGTGTTGACTGGGAAGTTGACAAAGGGGAAGGCCGCTACCGTTTTTCGAAGATTTACCGGGTTTCCGACTGGACGAGGAATATTCTGCCTCCGCTGGCGAGGCCCCGAGTCAATGTTAATGAAGGTGATTACCTTATCAGAGTAAACGGCATTAATGTCACCGCGGAAAATAATATATACAGTTATTTCCAGGGCCTCGCCTCAGAGCAGGTGACTATCGAGGTTTCTAAGCGTCCTGACGGTAGAGGTTCGCGCGAGTATACGGTTAAACCCGTCCGGGGAGAACAAACGCTGCGCTATCTCGACTGGGTGGAACACAATAGAATGATTGCCTGGGAAGAGTCCGGCGGAGAAATAGGGTATATCCATCTTCCAGACACATACCTCGGATCAGCCAGGGAATTTCCAAAGTATTTCTATTCTCAGACGAGGAAGAAAGGGCTGATCGTTGACGGCAGATTTAACGCGGGCGGTCTCAATCCCGCCATCTTCTTGAGGCGGCTAAGGAGAAGTCCTTTGACATACTGGACCAGAAGATATTCTCATGACCAGACCTCTCCCTCCGTGGCGACAAGAGCTCACATGGTCTGCCTTACGAACAAGCAGGCCGGCTCGGGCGGCGACGAGCTTCCTATGGAATTTCAAATGACCGGTATGGGGCCGGTTATAGGCACCCGCACGTGGGGCGGTCTTGTGGGAGTTTCAATGTGGATAAGTATGATCGACGGAGGCGGTATTTCCGCTCCTGATTACAGGATCTACGACAGAGACGGCAGATGGATTGTAGAAAATGAAGGGATAACCCCCGATATAACTGTTGACCTCGATCCGGTGGAAGTATCCGAGGGATATGACGCTCAGCTGATGAAGGCTATTGAGGTTCTTAAAGCGAAAATCGAGAACGAACCGAGGCCCTGGCCTAAACACGAGGCTTATCCTGTAGATAAGTTTATGAAGTAA
- a CDS encoding TetR/AcrR family transcriptional regulator: MKRDNIKEKRLIRKKERHRMNRGMIITSAVKMFAKYGYGGTTMKVIADNAGVSVGMIYNYYRSKRDLFKNIMRYQLQQLELKSEKCSNKTDPPLKRIRCKIRATFEHFDENRDFMLIYQNENPVNMDGEINEKIKKYREELSALLSEAVRIGDIVIDKSDNIGLVAAMIIGAVDHMIDEYVSRGESISVDEMLELLDRIILRPLEGREPDLLRGGR, encoded by the coding sequence ATGAAAAGAGATAATATTAAAGAAAAACGCTTGATACGGAAGAAAGAACGCCACCGTATGAACCGCGGAATGATTATAACAAGCGCGGTAAAGATGTTCGCGAAATACGGCTATGGCGGAACAACTATGAAGGTAATAGCGGACAACGCGGGCGTTTCTGTTGGAATGATCTACAATTACTACAGGAGCAAAAGGGATCTCTTTAAGAATATAATGAGGTATCAGCTGCAGCAGCTTGAACTTAAAAGTGAAAAATGCTCCAATAAGACCGATCCTCCACTTAAGCGTATCCGCTGCAAGATAAGAGCGACATTCGAGCATTTTGATGAAAACCGTGATTTCATGCTGATTTACCAGAATGAAAATCCCGTTAATATGGACGGGGAAATTAATGAAAAGATAAAAAAATACCGTGAAGAACTTTCAGCTCTTCTTTCTGAAGCTGTCCGGATTGGAGATATTGTTATTGATAAAAGTGATAATATCGGACTTGTAGCGGCCATGATAATTGGAGCTGTAGATCATATGATAGATGAATATGTTTCACGCGGCGAATCAATTTCAGTTGATGAAATGCTGGAGCTTCTCGACAGAATAATACTAAGACCGCTGGAGGGAAGAGAACCAGATCTTTTAAGAGGTGGTAGATAA
- a CDS encoding TolC family protein: MKIRFSQYTMKILLVLIAGLQFSVSEGVSARKPTSSADTMLTEDLLTGKNAEANKNSDYGPVEGENDLNGKSINLTLEDALRLALTNDETLKEARQEIKAARADLLSAKAQRLPHLDIAGQYGRNIQKPAFFLPEAFQTAMNAPARVEMGSDNDFTCAATLTLNLWTAGRVSSAIEASSQAAEAMRYQQEAVEKLTSYRVKEAYYNVLLAEKRVRIAEKALSMTLEAARIARVGYERGSVSRFDKMRAETELANRKAPLAIRQNNLRQKMIILKKRCGLDYSTGITLADTLAATGSIPGINYLLRVTLESSPEIKALRHRMNAGKYNLSMRKAQRWPMLQVSANYAFQSQWSEDYFPGKDHIARSSAVTLGFSIPIFDGFRTEGEIKKARAKLRVSELELEKTVRDKETAVRNARLGLESARSSLEGCREAVKLSEEAHRIALLRLENGMATLLERLDSELAMTRARAQLAEALYSCNIAEALLELSVGRKVTPEFLQNRQKGDSR; the protein is encoded by the coding sequence ATGAAGATAAGATTCAGTCAATATACTATGAAGATTCTTCTTGTATTAATCGCCGGCCTGCAGTTTTCAGTATCGGAAGGAGTCTCAGCCCGTAAGCCGACTTCTTCGGCAGACACAATGTTAACAGAGGATCTTTTAACCGGAAAGAACGCTGAGGCTAATAAGAATTCTGATTACGGCCCTGTTGAGGGAGAAAACGATCTGAATGGAAAGTCAATTAATCTCACTCTCGAGGATGCCCTGCGCCTTGCTTTGACCAATGACGAAACCCTTAAAGAGGCCCGTCAGGAGATAAAAGCAGCGAGAGCGGATCTTCTTTCCGCCAAGGCGCAGCGGCTGCCCCATCTGGATATAGCGGGGCAATACGGCAGAAATATCCAAAAGCCCGCGTTTTTCCTTCCGGAGGCCTTTCAGACTGCTATGAACGCTCCTGCCAGGGTTGAAATGGGCAGCGACAACGATTTTACCTGCGCCGCCACTCTTACTCTGAATCTCTGGACAGCAGGGAGGGTTTCTTCGGCAATTGAGGCTTCGAGCCAGGCCGCGGAAGCGATGCGGTACCAGCAGGAGGCAGTCGAGAAGTTGACCTCCTATAGAGTGAAGGAGGCCTATTATAACGTTCTCCTTGCCGAAAAAAGGGTTCGTATTGCCGAAAAGGCTCTTTCGATGACTCTGGAAGCGGCGAGAATTGCGAGGGTCGGGTATGAGAGGGGTTCTGTCAGCAGATTCGACAAAATGAGGGCTGAAACAGAACTTGCCAACAGAAAGGCTCCACTGGCAATCCGGCAAAATAATCTCAGACAGAAAATGATAATATTAAAGAAACGATGCGGACTTGATTATTCAACAGGGATAACCCTGGCGGATACCCTGGCGGCAACGGGAAGTATTCCGGGGATTAATTATCTGCTCAGAGTTACGCTTGAAAGCAGTCCGGAGATAAAGGCTCTAAGACACAGGATGAACGCCGGTAAATATAACCTGAGTATGAGAAAGGCCCAGAGATGGCCGATGCTGCAGGTTTCAGCCAACTACGCCTTTCAGAGCCAGTGGTCGGAAGATTATTTTCCCGGGAAGGATCATATCGCGCGAAGCTCAGCGGTAACGCTTGGATTCAGTATTCCGATATTCGACGGGTTCAGAACAGAAGGGGAGATAAAGAAAGCTCGGGCGAAGCTTCGTGTATCGGAGCTTGAACTTGAAAAGACTGTGAGAGATAAGGAAACGGCCGTCCGTAATGCCCGGCTGGGACTCGAGAGCGCGCGAAGTTCTCTCGAGGGATGCAGAGAAGCGGTGAAACTCTCAGAGGAAGCCCACCGCATAGCTCTTCTGCGACTTGAGAATGGAATGGCAACTCTGCTGGAAAGACTGGATTCTGAATTGGCTATGACAAGAGCGAGGGCTCAGCTCGCCGAAGCGCTTTATTCTTGTAACATCGCGGAAGCATTACTGGAACTTTCTGTAGGCAGGAAAGTTACTCCAGAGTTCTTACAAAATAGACAAAAAGGAGATAGCAGATGA
- a CDS encoding efflux RND transporter periplasmic adaptor subunit yields the protein MTDSKGKKKIFIIVLAGVVVIALFAYRFWTLDADEEPSGIAYIQEKEGMPVEVITAGRGAVEVWSTLTGTVEGKLQYPIVSTNTLEVVEVLKRENERVKAGELVIRLDRDAPNPMLHSYRRSKAVYENALNEAERMEALYNEGAVSKRDLEKVQTALEVARSDLENAASSVGLVASYSGIITSINVRKGEMAVSGEVLARVARTDSVIVTLKAGSRQAASLERGQKAVWKSRYNKDRIEGELTKLDLSADPRTHLVGGEAVFANPEGRLIPGLLVSIEVQTVDKRDILNIPADCLIEGDDGYSVFVVEENPNDAARARLRRVKVGVITPEAAEITSGITEGETVVIFGQSDLDDKDSVKIVGGWEDR from the coding sequence ATGACTGATTCAAAGGGAAAGAAGAAGATCTTTATTATCGTTCTCGCAGGTGTGGTGGTGATAGCGCTTTTTGCCTATAGATTCTGGACTCTGGATGCTGATGAAGAACCTTCCGGGATTGCTTATATACAGGAAAAAGAAGGGATGCCCGTAGAGGTTATAACCGCGGGGAGGGGGGCTGTTGAAGTTTGGAGCACGCTGACAGGAACGGTTGAAGGCAAGCTTCAATATCCGATTGTTTCTACAAACACACTTGAGGTTGTAGAAGTGTTAAAAAGGGAGAATGAAAGGGTAAAGGCGGGAGAGCTTGTAATTCGACTGGACAGGGACGCTCCCAACCCGATGCTGCACTCCTACAGGAGGTCAAAAGCCGTTTACGAAAATGCCTTGAATGAAGCTGAAAGGATGGAAGCACTATATAATGAAGGGGCTGTTTCGAAACGGGATCTGGAAAAAGTTCAAACGGCATTGGAAGTAGCAAGGTCCGACCTTGAGAACGCGGCCTCCAGTGTGGGACTCGTTGCCTCTTATTCAGGAATAATAACGAGTATTAACGTGAGAAAAGGCGAGATGGCTGTATCCGGGGAAGTTCTGGCCCGGGTCGCCAGAACCGACAGCGTCATAGTTACGCTGAAAGCGGGAAGCCGGCAGGCCGCTTCACTTGAAAGAGGACAGAAGGCGGTATGGAAATCAAGGTATAATAAAGATCGTATCGAAGGGGAATTGACAAAACTCGATCTCTCCGCTGATCCGCGAACCCATCTCGTCGGTGGGGAGGCCGTATTCGCCAATCCTGAGGGAAGGCTTATTCCCGGGTTGCTTGTCTCTATTGAAGTTCAGACAGTTGATAAGAGAGATATACTGAATATACCCGCTGATTGCCTCATAGAGGGTGATGATGGATATTCCGTTTTTGTAGTTGAAGAAAACCCGAATGATGCTGCAAGAGCGCGGCTAAGGAGAGTTAAAGTCGGTGTTATAACTCCCGAAGCGGCGGAGATCACTTCCGGTATAACAGAGGGAGAAACTGTAGTTATTTTCGGGCAAAGCGATCTGGATGACAAAGATAGCGTGAAAATAGTTGGCGGCTGGGAGGATAGATAA
- a CDS encoding efflux RND transporter permease subunit — translation MNIIRVFVRRPVLTTMVLLLLTVLGFYSYQRLAVELMPRIDVPVVVVTTVYPGASPADVESEITKKIEDEVSTIANVDNLTSTSMENLSQVIIEFDLETDVDMNAIDVKDKVDAIQPQLPEDAEESVISKFDIASTPVMELAVSGPRDLAELYRIADNVVKERLSRIGGVADVGITGKRQREIRVVADPERLKAYDLSLLDILGVVASYNLNAPLGRITRGASETSIRLTGEVASPAELAEFRIPLPSGGSLPLSEVAVIKDTTEEAREFSSYNGQPVIGVSINKRSDGNTVKIGGEVREAVEGLKAELPPDVKVHITNDLSLFVSDAVQDVLKNIMLGILLTSILLFIFLHNWRQTLIAVVSMPVSVIATFLLIESSGFTVNVMSLLALGVSVGVLVTNSIVVIENITRFVHDGMDPHEAAERGTAEVAIAVLASTLTNIVVFTPIAFMSGIIGRVFLQFGMTVVYATVFSLVICFTMVPMLAARLLRPKKTVMKKENLTFALRIGRKWDHFYERLSAGYRGILSGVLAHRGWLSLATAALLAFAIYLFTFIGGEFMPPIDQNMVTVRMKLPAGTSLERTTELTGRIEKRMLEFPEVQGVMIKAGGGQRGVEDAYIVVRLVKGEERERSAQELMGVMRSRLADIPDADISLSSSGEGGGPGGADLVMQVLSSDSEKLNRAGSKVFDILNSIEGLVEVQTSREEGKPEIAISPMRAQLAERGITSAALARTLRTAYEGSEAGVYREKGEEFDIVVRMGKEERTLLANLENFPVLSTRGSAVPLSELGNFQKKSGDAAILHRDKRRMIEITANIASGSLSEARGKIDSRLADAELPGGVTVQYGGNAEIQDESFEAIFEALILAIILVYIVMAAILESFVHPFTVMITLPLGLIGVASALFFSGQTINIMSLMAVVMLVGIVVNNAILILDYTSRLRKKGIQRDEALLAGSTTRLRPIIIANLAIAVGMIPQAAGGAGAEYRTPMAVVLIGGVLVAALFTLFVIPAAYTLIDKLSIESGN, via the coding sequence ATGAATATTATAAGAGTTTTCGTACGCAGGCCTGTGCTTACAACTATGGTGCTTCTCCTTCTCACTGTACTGGGGTTCTATTCCTATCAGCGTCTCGCTGTTGAGCTTATGCCGAGAATTGATGTTCCGGTTGTAGTTGTTACCACCGTATATCCGGGAGCTTCTCCCGCTGATGTTGAAAGCGAAATAACAAAGAAGATCGAAGATGAGGTTTCCACAATAGCCAACGTTGATAACCTGACTTCAACTTCAATGGAAAATCTCTCGCAGGTCATAATTGAATTCGACCTTGAGACCGACGTTGATATGAACGCTATTGATGTTAAGGACAAGGTCGATGCGATACAGCCTCAGCTGCCCGAAGATGCCGAGGAATCGGTTATCAGTAAATTTGATATTGCTTCAACGCCCGTAATGGAACTTGCCGTCTCGGGTCCCCGTGATCTGGCCGAACTTTATCGTATCGCGGATAATGTCGTAAAAGAACGCCTGAGCCGTATCGGCGGAGTAGCGGATGTCGGGATAACGGGAAAGCGGCAGCGTGAAATCCGTGTGGTCGCAGATCCGGAAAGACTTAAGGCTTATGATCTCAGTCTGTTGGATATTCTGGGTGTCGTTGCCTCATATAATCTCAACGCTCCTCTGGGACGTATCACAAGGGGCGCCAGCGAAACAAGTATCAGATTGACGGGAGAGGTGGCAAGCCCGGCGGAGCTGGCTGAATTCAGAATCCCTCTTCCCTCGGGCGGGTCGCTACCGCTCTCGGAAGTAGCCGTTATCAAAGATACGACAGAGGAAGCGAGGGAATTTTCCTCATACAACGGTCAGCCCGTAATAGGAGTTTCGATAAATAAGAGGTCTGACGGTAATACAGTAAAGATCGGCGGTGAAGTGCGGGAAGCTGTTGAAGGTCTGAAAGCTGAATTACCGCCGGATGTCAAGGTGCATATAACAAACGATCTTTCTCTTTTTGTCTCCGACGCAGTACAGGATGTGCTTAAAAATATAATGCTCGGGATTCTTCTTACTTCCATCCTGCTTTTTATATTCCTTCATAACTGGAGACAGACACTTATCGCGGTGGTATCGATGCCCGTTTCCGTTATAGCGACATTTCTTTTAATTGAATCCTCGGGGTTCACGGTAAATGTAATGTCGCTTCTCGCTCTCGGGGTGTCAGTGGGTGTTCTCGTAACTAATTCGATTGTAGTTATAGAGAATATAACCCGCTTTGTTCATGACGGAATGGATCCTCATGAAGCGGCTGAGAGGGGGACGGCTGAGGTGGCTATAGCGGTTCTGGCCTCCACTCTGACAAATATAGTAGTGTTCACTCCGATAGCCTTTATGAGCGGGATTATAGGACGTGTTTTTCTTCAGTTCGGAATGACGGTTGTATATGCCACGGTATTTTCACTTGTGATCTGTTTTACGATGGTCCCCATGCTGGCTGCAAGGCTTCTCAGGCCCAAGAAAACGGTTATGAAAAAGGAGAATTTAACATTTGCCCTGCGTATCGGGCGGAAATGGGATCACTTCTACGAAAGGCTGTCCGCCGGATACCGCGGAATTCTTTCAGGTGTTCTGGCTCACCGGGGCTGGCTCTCGCTCGCGACCGCCGCGCTTCTGGCCTTTGCCATTTATCTTTTCACATTTATAGGAGGCGAATTTATGCCCCCGATAGATCAGAACATGGTAACGGTCAGAATGAAGCTTCCGGCTGGAACCAGCCTGGAAAGAACAACAGAACTGACCGGAAGAATTGAGAAGAGAATGCTTGAGTTTCCTGAAGTTCAAGGGGTTATGATCAAGGCGGGGGGCGGGCAGAGGGGTGTGGAAGACGCGTATATAGTAGTCCGGCTGGTAAAGGGAGAAGAGAGGGAAAGGTCGGCCCAAGAGCTTATGGGTGTTATGAGATCAAGGCTCGCCGATATCCCGGACGCCGACATCAGTCTCTCGTCGAGCGGTGAAGGCGGTGGTCCCGGTGGGGCGGACCTGGTTATGCAGGTGCTTTCCTCCGACAGTGAAAAGCTCAACAGGGCGGGATCTAAGGTTTTTGATATATTGAATTCCATCGAGGGTCTTGTTGAGGTACAGACCAGCAGGGAGGAGGGTAAACCGGAGATTGCCATTTCACCCATGAGAGCTCAGCTGGCGGAACGCGGCATAACATCCGCTGCTCTGGCGAGAACTCTAAGAACTGCCTACGAAGGTTCTGAGGCCGGAGTGTACAGAGAAAAGGGGGAGGAATTTGATATTGTTGTACGTATGGGAAAAGAAGAGAGAACGCTCCTGGCTAATCTCGAGAACTTTCCCGTTCTTTCCACCCGCGGCTCGGCAGTTCCTCTCTCCGAGCTGGGAAATTTTCAGAAAAAGAGCGGAGACGCGGCGATCCTTCACAGAGATAAAAGACGTATGATAGAGATAACGGCGAATATAGCTTCCGGCTCTCTCAGTGAAGCGCGCGGGAAGATAGATTCAAGGCTGGCCGATGCGGAATTACCCGGGGGTGTTACCGTTCAGTACGGAGGTAACGCTGAAATTCAGGATGAATCTTTCGAGGCTATTTTCGAAGCCCTGATTCTGGCGATTATTCTCGTCTATATTGTGATGGCGGCGATTCTCGAAAGTTTTGTTCATCCCTTCACGGTGATGATAACGCTGCCTCTAGGTCTAATCGGTGTCGCGTCGGCCCTTTTCTTTTCAGGGCAGACTATAAATATTATGTCTCTTATGGCTGTTGTGATGCTTGTGGGTATAGTTGTAAACAATGCCATCCTGATTCTGGACTACACATCCAGGTTGCGTAAGAAAGGGATTCAAAGAGATGAGGCGCTTCTGGCTGGAAGCACCACAAGACTGAGGCCGATTATTATAGCTAATCTTGCTATCGCCGTGGGGATGATTCCGCAGGCGGCGGGAGGCGCGGGAGCCGAATACCGGACGCCCATGGCCGTTGTTCTGATAGGGGGAGTCCTCGTTGCCGCTCTGTTTACACTTTTTGTTATACCGGCCGCGTATACTCTGATAGACAAACTGTCGATAGAGAGTGGGAATTGA